The DNA segment TAGTAGGTCGTAAGTGGTGACAGATTATTGTCCTGGAAATTAAGCACATCCGCAGCCACCGTTCCAATTGAGGTAAAACTTTGTCCATCAGTACTGCGCTCCACATCAAATCCATCTTCATTAGCAGAATTATCAGTCCAGCTCAACTCAACATAGTTCGATTGTGTTTTAAAAACGGTTGCCATCAAATTGGTTGGGGCTACCGGGGCCTCCGGAGCGGCGTTGGTTCCATATCGGAAAACACCACCATCCTGGGTGCAAACAAAAACATATTCTCCCATCATCACTGTTCCCAAAATTGGGCCGCCGCTCACCCCGGTTAGATCAAAATCAGTAGCCGTAAAATTGGCGTCTACTTGGCTACCTACTCCATTTCCAAACATTACGGCATTTCCACTTCCCATCATGTCCCAATAATAGCAACGGTAATCACCTCCTTGAACAATAGGTAAAAAGGTAGGACCTTGTTGTTGGAAAAAATAAACTCCATTTCCGGTAAGGGTAAAAATGGCAATTTCGTTCACCTTGGTATTTGCCGGAATACTGGCATCGTTCAAGGTAAAGCTTACACCATTGTCGTTGGAAACATATAAACCGGCCATAGTTCCGGCCAAAATTTGGGAGTTATCGTTATCAAAAACAGAATAAACAACACCTGCATCGCCATCAAGACCCGTTGCCGTTACCATGGTTGGATTTACTCCATCGGCAAAGGAATAAAGTCCACCGGGTGTGCCAAAAAAATGGGTACCCGGATTCTCGGATTTTTCATAACTGATAACCTCGCTTGTTCCCAACTGGGAAGTAAGATTGTTAAGGTTGTAAAGTCCATTGTTTAATTCATAATACTGCACATTTCCATTACCCAAAACAAAGAAATAGGCATCATCACCAACGGCAGCCTTTGACCCATAGAATTTATTCATTCCTGAATTGTCTACCAAGGCCGAAGTATGGTGCTCCTGCCAGGTGTCGCCATTGGTAACGGAGTAATAAACCCCTCCACCCCGAATACCTACCAACAGCGTATCTCCAATTTTGGCCAAACCCCTGGCCGATAAGGCCGGTAAATTGGTGTTTACATCGGTCCACGATTGAGCCTGGGATAAAGCTGTAACACAGGCAAACGAAACAAGTGTAACTAGTTTTTTCATTTTTTGCATAATTTTTAAAGTTCGTGACACAAAGGTAGCCCCCCCGCTACAGCCCTTGCCACACAAAGGATGTAGGCTTGTAAACCTTTATAAAGTTTGACGATTATTGACAGGTTTTTGACTTCCCTGAAAAAGCAATTGAATTTTAAATCAAGCACTTAGCATGCAATTACCACGGGCTTGAAATTGGGTCTATAAAACTTTAAATCTTACTAAACCCCGGCAAGTAAAAGTGATTAAGACCCAAAATCCGATAAAAACCAACCTGTTTATCGGGTAAAAAGTGCCCAATTATTCCAATAACTGCTGTTTGTATTCGGAAGGAGTTTTGCCAGTAAACTTTTTGAAAGAAGCATTAAAGGAGGTTTTATTATTGAAGCCGCTTTCCCTGGCAATAGTTTCGATGGTAAATTTCTTTAACGCCCCGGGTTCGTTCATCCTTGTTTTGGCATACTCAACGCGGTACGAATTTATGAAATCAAAAAAATGCATTCCACTACAGGTATTGATGGCCTTTGAAAGTTGGTGAGAACTAATTTGAAGCTCCATAGCCAGGTCCGCTATTTTTAATTCCGGCATTAAATAAGGCTTGTGCTTTTGAACATAGGCAACCAGGGAGTTGAAATGCTCCTGAACCTCCTCATCGATGCTTTCATTGGCTTGCTTTAAGGTTACAGAATAGGAATTTACCAATGCCTCCTGACTTACTTGGTTGCTTACCAATGCCTCAATACGCTTTTCACTTTTAATGTGTAACTCTAAGCAAGGAAATGTTACCAAAAGCTCCAGCAAAAACAACGACTCCGGCAGGTAATTCATTAATGGAAGAAATGGTAAAATTTGATAGTTACGCAATACAACCAACACAAAAACAACCATTAAAGGAACTTGTCCAACCAGAAAATAATACGCGGGTTTGTGCCCTTGCCTAAACGAAACAATCCCGCTGTAAACCAATAAAACCGCAAGCAAACTATAGAAAAAATAGTATGCCGACGCCGCAATAGTTATCCAAACACCTTGTTTTGGTACAAATAAAACCGCCAAAAACAAGAGAAGCAAGACCTGACTAACCAGATAAGCCTTGGAAAGAAACGAACCGGACAATGAACCTAAGTCGAGCAATCGATATACAAATAACAAAAAGAAACCCAGTGCCGGAATTGACCAAAAAACCCGTACAATAGACGTATAGGGAATGAGTACGTTGGGCAACAACAAATGAAACAATCCCATGTTGGCACCCATGTAAAATAGCAAACAAATAATGTAAGCAGCATAATACAAGAAGATGGTCTTTGGAAACTTCACAAATGATAACAAGTTGTACAATACCAATACCAACACCAATCCTGCTAAACCGGCAAAAAACAAAAGGTCAGATAACAAGCTTAATACCTGAGTTGGAGGGTGTACCAATTGAATGTCGGTTTTTAATGCCGACTCTTGGTTGTAAAGCCGAATATACAGCTCCGCACCGGGACTCAACTCCCCGGGCAAATCCATGTAAAACTTATTGGTCCATTGTCCGCGCGAAGCCAACTCTCGCTTAAGTCCGGTATGCTTTTCCAGGAAAACCGAATCGTTTTGCACCAGAAAAAAATCAACATAATACAAGGCAGAATGGGTAAGCATTACCCGTGTATTTGCCAATACTTTGGGGCTTTTAAGGGGCATTTTTACCCAAACAGAGGAGGCACTGTAGCCAAAATTTAGGTTGGAGCGCGGATAAAAACCGGCATTAGCCATCACTTCCTGTAAAGAAAGAGCCTTGGTGCTGTCTTGGTAAACCCAAAAAAGTTTAGGTTGCAGACTTGATGCAAAGGATTGAAATCCAAGGCACAACACCAAAACCAATACCAAGCCTGCGTTTCGTAACATTACCTGCACTTTATGCTTGGCGAAATAAAACCAAAATAGAAAGAGAAGGTAGAATTTTTTCTTGGAATCACAGTAAAAAGGCATTAACAGGTGAAGGCCCTGAATGGGAAAAGCCTAACAGAAGGAGGTTTGCACTTACCTTCGGGCAGGGATAGAAGTGGAAAGCCCACAGCCGAACGTGGCGTTAGCCCGGGCGGCGAGGACTTGAAACGAATAGCCCGGCCATGAGCCAAACCCACTTAAACTGGAAATAATAGACTCTGTTGGAGGCGAATGGGCCCGCCAAATAAAAATAACAACCTGTACCCCAAACCATCTTTCTAAAAACCCTTGCCCAAGTTTGAAATGCAAAAGGCCAAAGTTAGCGACGGTAATTGCGGCAGTTTTCCTTAATTAGGTTGATCACTTCATTGCCATATTGCTTGGTAAACTCCTTGTCCAGGGCTTCATAAAACGCTTTGCAAGCCTCGTCGTTTTTGGATTGCGACAAATGAATCAGGCCCAAATTTCGGTAGGCGTAGGCATTACCCGGGTACAACTTTATCGATTTCTTAACATCGGCAAGCGCACCTTTTAAATCTCCGAGTTTCAATTTGCTATACCCACGGTTGTTGAGCGCCAAAGCCTCGTTGGGATCGAGTTGCAACGCATGGTCGAGGTAATTTACCGACTTCTGAAAATCGCCCTTTAGTTGATAAAGATAGCCCAAATTAACATAACCACCCAAAAACTTAGGGTCGAGCTCAATAATCTTATTCATGTAATAAATCGCCTCGTCTTCCTTCCCAATTTCCTGAGCAACCATTCCCAGGTTATTGAGCACACTTACATTGCTGGAATCCTTGATGTAAGCCTGGCGGAAATCGGCATAAGCGCCTTTAAAATCGCGGTAATAAATACGGGCCGAGCCGCAATTGAGATAAAACGGAATAATTAAAGAATCAACCGGGTTAAGCGAAATTCCCTTTTCAAAATCTTGAACGGCAGGTTCTGCCATGCGAATGCTGGTAAGAAAATTACCACGGTCGAAATATACCCTGGACTCGTTGGGATACTTATCAACCATTTTATTGAAAACGTCCAAAGCGGCTAAAGCATCACCCATCTGGCTGAGAATCTGAGTTTTAAGAAACCAATAATCATATTCCTTCAGATCCGATTCCAAAGCCACCGTAATTTCTTTAAGTGCCTGGGAATAGTTCTTCTTTTCAAGCGACTTTTGGGCCTCCAGGTATGAAGGATGCTTGGTTTGAGCTTGTATTGAAGTAGTCGCAAGGGTTAAGCCGATAAAGACCAAACCGACATACAAAATAAATGAATGGAATTGGTTTTTCATGGAAAATTTGGAATTAAAATTCAGGTTTATCAAAAAAATGAGGTGGAAATAATAATCAAAAATGACAACATTCGAATACTAATTGAGATAGTTTGCAAACGGATAAAATCTCTTGGAAATTGATTTTTATTCAAAATTTGATAGGATTTAAAAATGAAATACACTACATATAATACTATCCAACTTACTAAAAAGATGACAATAAATTGGAGGCTAACGTATTGGGCTATACGATTCATACTTAATGAAATCAACACCACAGGAAGGAGAAAAACTAACATGGGAAGAATAACAGATTGGCCGGAAAGCAAATCAAGGTATCTGGCCTTTTCATCCTGACTAAGCAGGTTGAGGGCTTTCTTGCT comes from the Bacteroidia bacterium genome and includes:
- a CDS encoding helix-turn-helix domain-containing protein, with amino-acid sequence MLRNAGLVLVLVLCLGFQSFASSLQPKLFWVYQDSTKALSLQEVMANAGFYPRSNLNFGYSASSVWVKMPLKSPKVLANTRVMLTHSALYYVDFFLVQNDSVFLEKHTGLKRELASRGQWTNKFYMDLPGELSPGAELYIRLYNQESALKTDIQLVHPPTQVLSLLSDLLFFAGLAGLVLVLVLYNLLSFVKFPKTIFLYYAAYIICLLFYMGANMGLFHLLLPNVLIPYTSIVRVFWSIPALGFFLLFVYRLLDLGSLSGSFLSKAYLVSQVLLLLFLAVLFVPKQGVWITIAASAYYFFYSLLAVLLVYSGIVSFRQGHKPAYYFLVGQVPLMVVFVLVVLRNYQILPFLPLMNYLPESLFLLELLVTFPCLELHIKSEKRIEALVSNQVSQEALVNSYSVTLKQANESIDEEVQEHFNSLVAYVQKHKPYLMPELKIADLAMELQISSHQLSKAINTCSGMHFFDFINSYRVEYAKTRMNEPGALKKFTIETIARESGFNNKTSFNASFKKFTGKTPSEYKQQLLE
- a CDS encoding tetratricopeptide repeat protein, whose amino-acid sequence is MKNQFHSFILYVGLVFIGLTLATTSIQAQTKHPSYLEAQKSLEKKNYSQALKEITVALESDLKEYDYWFLKTQILSQMGDALAALDVFNKMVDKYPNESRVYFDRGNFLTSIRMAEPAVQDFEKGISLNPVDSLIIPFYLNCGSARIYYRDFKGAYADFRQAYIKDSSNVSVLNNLGMVAQEIGKEDEAIYYMNKIIELDPKFLGGYVNLGYLYQLKGDFQKSVNYLDHALQLDPNEALALNNRGYSKLKLGDLKGALADVKKSIKLYPGNAYAYRNLGLIHLSQSKNDEACKAFYEALDKEFTKQYGNEVINLIKENCRNYRR
- a CDS encoding fibronectin type III domain-containing protein produces the protein MKKLVTLVSFACVTALSQAQSWTDVNTNLPALSARGLAKIGDTLLVGIRGGGVYYSVTNGDTWQEHHTSALVDNSGMNKFYGSKAAVGDDAYFFVLGNGNVQYYELNNGLYNLNNLTSQLGTSEVISYEKSENPGTHFFGTPGGLYSFADGVNPTMVTATGLDGDAGVVYSVFDNDNSQILAGTMAGLYVSNDNGVSFTLNDASIPANTKVNEIAIFTLTGNGVYFFQQQGPTFLPIVQGGDYRCYYWDMMGSGNAVMFGNGVGSQVDANFTATDFDLTGVSGGPILGTVMMGEYVFVCTQDGGVFRYGTNAAPEAPVAPTNLMATVFKTQSNYVELSWTDNSANEDGFDVERSTDGQSFTSIGTVAADVLNFQDNNLSPLTTY